From the Armatimonas rosea genome, the window CGGGCTCGGCTTGGTCGCGCTGGTCGGGGAGGGTGAGGGCAAAGCACATCGCCAGGAAGAACAGCGGGCTGAGCCACACCAGCGAGATTCGCATGTCCCCGACCGGGTTGATCAGCACAAAGAACACCGTCCCGATTGCGGCGAAGATGCGCCCGATATTGTAGCAAAAACCCGCGCCGGTCGTGCGGAGCAAGACCGGGAAGAGCGGCGGCAGGTACATCGTAAAGAGCCCAAAGACCCCGGAGAAGAACCCGACCAGCGGTAGGAACGGAAGCAAGTGGTCCTTGTCGCGCGGGACGATATACGCGGCGGTGTTGGCGAGGCAGAAGCCAAGGAACATCAGCGCAATCGCCTTACGGTAGCCCACCTTCCGGGCGAGGAACGCCGCAAAGAAGTTGCCAAAGATCGAGATGCCGATAATCAGCCCAAACGTGACACTCTTGAGCTGCCCGACGGCCACTTTATCCAGTGCCTTGACCTCGGGGAGGCTACCGAGGTGCTGGAGGTTCCAGAACTGAAACGCCCACCATGCCGTGAGGGAGGTCGCACAGACCGCGATCACCCGCAGGGTGGTGGAGAGCACGGGCGGGCGGAAGAGATCGGCGATTCCGGGCTGGGGCTCCGCGGAGCCCTTTGCCGCGTGCCACTCGTCGGTCTCGGGCACGTGGCGGCGGATCCAGAAGACCAAGAGCGCGGGCAGAATCCCCACCAGAAAGACCCAGCGCTCGTTGCCCGCCATGAGGTAGGTGGTTAGGACCGCCAGGAGGACGCCGATATTGACCGCGGTCTGGAGGCACGCTGCGATCCACGCCCGCCAGCTCTTGGGCCAGGTCTCGGAGAGGAGCGCGGAGCCGACCGCCCACTCGCCGCCGATGCCAAGGGCGGCGATAAAGCGGAAGATCAGCAGCTGCCACCAGGTCTGGGCAAACGACGATAGCCCGGTGAAGGCGGCGTAGGTCAGGATGGTCAGGCTCAGCGAGCGGCTCCGGCCAATCACGTCCCCGAGGCGCCCAAAGAACGCCCCGCCCAGCGCCCAGCCAATCAGAAACGCCGCCTGGATAAAGGCGGT encodes:
- a CDS encoding MFS transporter, which codes for MTIKSLSPQQWKSGIAAWLGWLFDGLDMHLYTVVSSAFVAILLHSNSTTSPDVKEKTAFIQAAFLIGWALGGAFFGRLGDVIGRSRSLSLTILTYAAFTGLSSFAQTWWQLLIFRFIAALGIGGEWAVGSALLSETWPKSWRAWIAACLQTAVNIGVLLAVLTTYLMAGNERWVFLVGILPALLVFWIRRHVPETDEWHAAKGSAEPQPGIADLFRPPVLSTTLRVIAVCATSLTAWWAFQFWNLQHLGSLPEVKALDKVAVGQLKSVTFGLIIGISIFGNFFAAFLARKVGYRKAIALMFLGFCLANTAAYIVPRDKDHLLPFLPLVGFFSGVFGLFTMYLPPLFPVLLRTTGAGFCYNIGRIFAAIGTVFFVLINPVGDMRISLVWLSPLFFLAMCFALTLPDQRDQAEPATA